The proteins below are encoded in one region of Pseudophryne corroboree isolate aPseCor3 chromosome 8, aPseCor3.hap2, whole genome shotgun sequence:
- the NXT2 gene encoding NTF2-related export protein 2 isoform X2, with protein MQLTKLYRDTATLVWNGSPVAGQEALIKFFDMLPTSEFQVNMIDCQPVHEQATQGQKTVLVVTHGSVKFEGNKLHYFNQQFLLTLHTTTANSVWKIASDTFRFQDWAA; from the exons CAACTGACCAAGTTGTACAGGGACACGGCTACGTTAGTGTGGAATGGCAGTCCTGTAGCGGGACAGGAAGCGCTCATTAAGTTCTTTGACATGTTGCCAACCAGCGAATTTCAAGTCAATATGATTGATTGCCAGCCTGTTCATG AACAAGCTACACAAGGGCAGAAGACTGTGTTGGTGGTTACCCATGGCTCAGTGAAGTTTGAAGGAAATAAACTTCATTACTTTAACCAGCAGTTCTTACTGACTCTACACACCACCACAGCCAACAGTGTATGGAAGATCGCAAGTGACACTTTCCGCTTCCAGGACTGGGCTGCATAA